The Formosa sp. Hel1_33_131 genome window below encodes:
- a CDS encoding GNAT family N-acetyltransferase, translating into MKYLLTGQETERLKFRKLQPDDFETWLPMFKANNIAKFLDLDPKASESELCTSWFDKAFHRYENDLGGMNVLIDKNTNRLVGQCGILVQTIEEVERLEIGYSLLPEFWGRGYASEAALKCKNYAFEHNFSDVLMSMVHVENISSEKVALRNGMDFEKKIKDFNVFSIDKEKWKSR; encoded by the coding sequence ATGAAATACCTCCTCACAGGGCAAGAAACCGAACGGCTTAAATTTAGAAAACTGCAACCAGACGATTTTGAGACTTGGCTGCCTATGTTTAAAGCTAATAATATTGCTAAATTTTTAGACTTAGATCCTAAAGCATCAGAATCTGAATTGTGTACATCATGGTTTGATAAAGCTTTTCATAGATACGAAAATGATTTGGGAGGCATGAACGTTTTGATTGACAAAAACACCAACCGTCTTGTCGGGCAATGTGGTATTTTAGTTCAAACGATTGAAGAAGTTGAGCGCCTAGAAATTGGGTATTCATTACTTCCAGAGTTTTGGGGGCGTGGGTATGCTTCCGAAGCGGCCTTGAAATGTAAAAATTATGCTTTTGAACATAATTTTTCGGACGTATTAATGTCCATGGTCCATGTTGAGAATATAAGTTCAGAAAAAGTCGCTCTAAGAAACGGAATGGACTTTGAGAAAAAAATAAAGGATTTTAATGTTTTTAGTATTGATAAAGAAAAATGGAAATCGAGATAA
- a CDS encoding ORF6N domain-containing protein, protein MRDQSELVAVLIENRIFTCRGAQVMLDYHLAELYQVKTKRLNEQVKRNLKRFPESFMFQLSESEWENLQSQIATAKRRALPYVFTEQGVAMLASVLRSEIAVNVSIAIMTAFVEMRKSIGNHQQLLKLSDDFVNKLIKKANQSIVVIDNYIDDSVITQLTKKAKYVKVFLLSRTFDKKLQLDIDKANTQYPTFKAIIFSKSHDRFLILDGTDVYHIGASLKDLGKKWFAFSKLNSDSVTVINQIKGML, encoded by the coding sequence ATGAGGGATCAATCAGAACTAGTTGCTGTATTAATAGAAAATAGAATTTTTACTTGCCGTGGAGCACAAGTGATGCTCGACTATCATTTGGCAGAACTGTATCAAGTGAAAACGAAAAGACTTAATGAACAGGTAAAAAGAAATCTAAAACGTTTCCCTGAGTCTTTTATGTTTCAACTTTCTGAGTCAGAGTGGGAGAATTTGCAGTCGCAAATTGCGACCGCAAAAAGAAGAGCTTTACCCTACGTGTTTACAGAACAAGGAGTCGCCATGTTAGCTTCGGTTTTGCGAAGTGAAATAGCAGTAAACGTTAGCATTGCTATTATGACTGCCTTTGTAGAAATGCGAAAAAGCATAGGTAACCACCAACAATTATTGAAATTATCTGATGATTTTGTAAATAAACTTATTAAAAAAGCAAACCAATCTATTGTTGTTATTGATAACTATATAGACGACAGTGTAATCACGCAACTCACCAAAAAAGCGAAGTATGTAAAGGTATTTTTACTTAGTAGAACCTTTGATAAAAAACTACAACTAGATATTGACAAAGCCAATACTCAATATCCCACATTTAAGGCCATTATCTTTTCCAAATCTCATGACCGTTTTTTAATTTTAGATGGTACAGATGTATACCATATTGGTGCCTCATTAAAAGATTTAGGTAAAAAATGGTTTGCGTTTTCTAAGTTGAACAGTGACTCTGTTACAGTTATTAACCAAATTAAAGGGATGCTATGA
- a CDS encoding hexameric tyrosine-coordinated heme protein: MSEQTKLIPGNSLITATPEDGRALAVKMARLIIKITQPDAEIREQLRPKYANDAAMLIAIGQTVATEFATIAKANEYWKNTKTIKSGIY; the protein is encoded by the coding sequence ATGTCTGAACAAACAAAATTAATCCCAGGAAATTCTTTAATCACTGCAACTCCAGAAGATGGCCGCGCTTTAGCTGTGAAAATGGCCCGCTTAATTATTAAAATTACTCAACCGGATGCTGAAATACGTGAACAGCTACGCCCAAAATACGCCAATGACGCTGCGATGCTGATTGCCATTGGTCAGACCGTAGCCACTGAATTTGCCACCATTGCCAAGGCAAATGAGTATTGGAAAAACACTAAAACCATAAAATCAGGTATTTACTAA
- a CDS encoding NAD(P)H-dependent oxidoreductase produces MDIIKALEWRYATKKFDSEAIISEETIALLKQAFNLTASSYGLQPVKLLIVSNKSTLNALVPLSMNQKQVGQASHLCVFCVETKIDEAYIRAFFDRIISINNTPDEALNPFRTSVINSFKEKSDDDVFKWGAKQAYLAMGNMLTVCATQGVDACPMEGFDPVEYDRFFKLNEQGLRSVLVMPIGYRAKDDMFGAMKKVRKPLNESIIEFK; encoded by the coding sequence ATGGACATTATAAAGGCTCTTGAATGGCGCTATGCAACTAAAAAATTTGATTCTGAAGCCATCATCTCCGAAGAAACAATTGCGTTACTTAAACAAGCATTTAACCTGACGGCAAGTTCTTATGGGCTTCAACCCGTAAAGCTGCTCATTGTGAGTAATAAATCAACTCTGAACGCCTTGGTACCTTTATCCATGAACCAAAAACAAGTAGGGCAGGCGTCTCATTTGTGTGTCTTTTGTGTAGAAACGAAGATAGATGAAGCTTATATTAGAGCGTTTTTTGATCGCATCATTTCTATTAACAATACTCCAGACGAAGCTTTAAACCCGTTTCGAACGAGTGTCATTAACAGTTTTAAAGAGAAATCTGATGATGATGTTTTTAAATGGGGTGCAAAACAAGCGTATTTAGCCATGGGAAACATGCTGACCGTTTGTGCCACTCAAGGCGTGGATGCCTGTCCTATGGAAGGCTTTGACCCTGTAGAATACGATCGTTTTTTTAAACTGAACGAACAAGGCCTACGCTCTGTACTTGTCATGCCAATTGGCTACCGTGCCAAAGACGATATGTTTGGAGCGATGAAAAAAGTTCGTAAACCCCTCAATGAATCAATTATAGAATTTAAATAA
- a CDS encoding DUF1684 domain-containing protein, which produces MKTILILFLGFTTIVVGAQDLPYIEEMKLFQEELNKEFKNPDKSPLTRREQKRFKGHDFFPINKSFRVEAKFIKSQDEVPFKMKTTTDRVPIYEKYGEAIFEIEDKKYKLNIYQNHRLRKMEKYRNHLFLPFTDLTNGEETYGGGRYIDLSIPDSDTIIIDFNKAYNPYCAYSSTRSCPIPPRENNLDLKVEAGVRIVNH; this is translated from the coding sequence ATGAAAACAATTTTAATACTATTTCTAGGGTTTACAACTATTGTGGTAGGAGCGCAAGACTTGCCTTATATCGAAGAAATGAAACTATTTCAAGAGGAATTAAATAAAGAATTTAAAAACCCTGATAAATCCCCCTTAACCAGAAGAGAGCAAAAGAGATTTAAAGGACATGATTTTTTTCCAATTAACAAATCCTTTCGTGTGGAAGCCAAATTTATCAAATCACAAGATGAAGTTCCGTTTAAGATGAAAACTACAACAGATAGAGTTCCTATTTATGAGAAATATGGAGAAGCTATTTTTGAAATTGAAGATAAAAAATACAAATTAAATATTTATCAAAATCATCGGTTAAGGAAAATGGAAAAATATAGAAACCATTTATTTCTGCCTTTTACAGATTTAACAAATGGTGAAGAAACCTATGGAGGAGGAAGATATATAGATTTAAGTATCCCAGATTCAGACACAATTATCATTGATTTTAATAAGGCTTATAATCCGTATTGTGCATACAGTTCCACACGTTCCTGTCCAATTCCACCAAGAGAAAATAACCTTGATTTGAAAGTAGAAGCAGGCGTAAGAATTGTAAATCATTAA